A window of Gloeocapsopsis sp. IPPAS B-1203 contains these coding sequences:
- a CDS encoding DUF29 domain-containing protein, whose translation MLKTTNYDKDFVAWSDEQAMLLEQEKFSELDLINLIEEVRDLGSSDKHALRSNLRIVLLHLLKWQFQPSYRSNSWLSSIVEHRQRVEELIEKSPSLKSYLEAVFGEVYLKAVRGAAKQTGLSASSFPDTCPYTLAEVLDLDFLPD comes from the coding sequence ATGCTGAAAACTACCAATTACGACAAAGATTTTGTTGCTTGGTCTGATGAGCAGGCGATGCTGTTGGAACAGGAGAAATTCAGCGAATTAGACTTAATCAACTTAATCGAAGAGGTACGAGATTTGGGCAGCAGCGATAAACACGCCTTAAGAAGTAACTTGAGAATCGTGTTACTCCACCTGCTCAAATGGCAATTCCAGCCTAGTTATCGCTCTAATAGTTGGCTATCCTCGATTGTTGAGCATCGACAGCGAGTTGAGGAGTTGATAGAGAAAAGTCCTAGCCTTAAATCCTATTTAGAAGCAGTGTTCGGCGAAGTTTATCTTAAAGCTGTCAGAGGAGCAGCAAAGCAGACAGGTTTATCTGCTAGTAGTTTTCCTGATACGTGCCCTTACACGCTTGCAGAGGTTCTCGATCTTGACTTTCTTCCAGATTAG
- a CDS encoding antibiotic biosynthesis monooxygenase, producing MLATTMHSKVNTNNSQPIAVLVSRHPRKGKEREFEQALSDTIHTALQFPGHLGVTVLKPQPNESEAYRILVKFDSAMHFQHWYHSTAAHYWFNTLADLEEQPANLEVMTGLETWFTVSNNTLRPIIPPPRYKMALVTWIAIFLLIVAINILFGSFLASLSMLLRSFVLTVVLVTLMTYVVVPRMTRLFSGWLYPKQR from the coding sequence ATGCTTGCAACAACAATGCATTCTAAAGTCAACACAAACAATTCCCAACCGATCGCGGTGTTAGTGTCGCGTCATCCACGTAAAGGTAAAGAACGCGAGTTTGAACAAGCCTTATCTGACACAATTCACACCGCGCTTCAATTTCCTGGTCATTTGGGCGTAACTGTTCTCAAACCCCAACCCAATGAATCGGAAGCCTATCGAATTCTCGTCAAGTTTGACTCAGCAATGCATTTTCAGCACTGGTATCACTCAACTGCTGCTCATTATTGGTTTAATACTCTGGCAGATTTAGAAGAACAACCAGCCAATTTAGAAGTGATGACCGGACTCGAAACTTGGTTTACGGTCAGTAACAATACGCTTCGACCGATCATACCACCACCGCGTTACAAAATGGCACTCGTGACATGGATAGCTATTTTCTTACTCATAGTCGCAATCAACATATTATTTGGTAGCTTCCTAGCTTCGTTGTCAATGTTGCTGCGTAGTTTTGTTCTGACTGTTGTGTTAGTTACGTTGATGACCTACGTTGTTGTGCCGAGAATGACACGGTTATTCAGTGGGTGGTTGTATCCAAAGCAACGCTAA
- a CDS encoding TetR/AcrR family transcriptional regulator has translation MPQSPANKRIGRPRSEEAKTAILDATWELLKTTTLRDLSIEAIARESGVGKTTIYRWWSSKVAVVMDAFLEKLSPEIQFPEGLSATEALSQQMATLIKAFSGDYGRIVAQIIAEGQAEPEALASYRDHFIYPRRAAAKAIIEQGIKNGEFEPSLDPELAIDILYGPIYFRLLVGHLPLDYQFAEELPQWALKTIKQ, from the coding sequence ATGCCTCAAAGCCCTGCCAATAAACGAATTGGACGACCTCGCTCTGAAGAAGCAAAGACAGCGATTTTAGACGCAACTTGGGAGTTACTTAAAACAACTACATTGCGAGACTTGTCGATAGAGGCGATCGCCCGCGAGTCTGGAGTCGGTAAAACGACGATTTATCGTTGGTGGTCGAGTAAAGTAGCAGTGGTGATGGATGCATTTTTAGAAAAACTGTCGCCTGAGATTCAGTTTCCTGAAGGTTTATCAGCAACAGAAGCACTCTCGCAACAAATGGCGACGCTCATCAAAGCCTTTAGCGGGGACTATGGGCGTATCGTAGCGCAGATTATTGCTGAGGGACAAGCGGAACCAGAAGCCCTAGCCAGTTACCGCGATCACTTTATCTACCCCCGCCGCGCTGCGGCTAAAGCTATCATTGAGCAGGGAATAAAAAACGGCGAGTTTGAGCCGAGTCTTGATCCAGAATTGGCGATCGATATTCTTTATGGACCTATCTACTTCCGGCTTTTAGTTGGACACTTACCGCTTGATTATCAGTTTGCAGAAGAATTACCTCAATGGGCGCTCAAAACTATCAAGCAATAA
- the trxA gene encoding thioredoxin: MSDNTKYITLTNDNFQHEVLESAVPVLVDFWAPWCGPCRMIDPIIREVAADFAGIAKVGKLNIDDYPELATEYNINAIPTLVFFQKGQVVEQIAGVIPKQAIAQHLNTLSAIEAV, from the coding sequence ATGTCAGATAATACCAAATATATCACTCTAACAAACGACAACTTCCAGCACGAAGTGCTAGAGAGTGCAGTACCAGTTTTAGTAGACTTTTGGGCACCCTGGTGCGGACCTTGCCGCATGATAGACCCGATTATCAGAGAAGTTGCAGCTGATTTTGCAGGTATAGCCAAAGTCGGTAAATTGAATATTGACGATTATCCAGAGCTGGCGACAGAGTACAACATCAATGCAATTCCTACATTAGTATTTTTCCAGAAAGGGCAAGTTGTAGAGCAGATTGCGGGTGTCATACCAAAGCAAGCGATCGCGCAGCATCTCAATACTTTATCTGCGATAGAAGCTGTCTAA
- a CDS encoding DM13 domain-containing protein yields the protein MKLNYLVLSIATVLSVGSFSGLPTTSPVQAAQVAIVKSGNFIAAEHPTEGVARIVTENGRRYLEFDQAFMSDMGPDLYVILHRAATLPKGGLKEQDYISLGRLQKLNGTQRYSVPQDINLADYQSVAIWCRQFNATFGYAPLQTAAQANR from the coding sequence ATGAAATTGAATTATTTAGTCCTTAGTATTGCTACTGTTTTATCAGTTGGCAGTTTTAGCGGATTACCTACAACCTCACCAGTTCAAGCAGCACAAGTAGCTATAGTGAAATCGGGTAACTTCATCGCAGCAGAACACCCAACTGAGGGTGTAGCTCGAATTGTAACTGAAAATGGTAGACGCTATTTAGAATTTGACCAAGCATTTATGTCTGATATGGGTCCTGATTTGTACGTTATTCTGCATCGTGCTGCTACCTTACCAAAAGGTGGTCTAAAAGAGCAAGATTACATATCACTTGGTCGCTTACAAAAATTAAACGGAACTCAACGTTATAGCGTTCCTCAAGATATTAATTTAGCAGATTATCAATCTGTAGCTATTTGGTGTAGACAATTTAATGCTACATTCGGCTATGCACCACTACAAACAGCAGCACAAGCCAACCGCTAG
- a CDS encoding VOC family protein, whose amino-acid sequence MTQSNVTANSLNSMQIDHVALNVPNFQETIAWYQEKLDAKIEREWTVDIFPDLKLAYLNVYGFRIEIVGSTQPQAGMPTAENFGDGLRTSGIGHFCFRVDDVDAVLAELNRRGVATFVELGSYPNAGVRLCFVKDNNGNLIEFVTPL is encoded by the coding sequence ATGACACAGTCAAATGTCACTGCTAATAGTTTAAATTCAATGCAAATCGACCATGTGGCATTAAATGTACCAAATTTTCAAGAAACGATCGCGTGGTATCAAGAAAAACTGGATGCCAAGATTGAGCGAGAATGGACAGTTGATATTTTTCCCGATCTCAAACTAGCTTACTTAAATGTGTACGGATTTCGCATTGAAATTGTTGGTAGTACTCAACCGCAAGCTGGAATGCCAACAGCAGAAAACTTCGGCGACGGACTGCGCACCAGTGGTATTGGACATTTTTGTTTCCGTGTAGATGATGTTGATGCAGTACTTGCGGAACTGAATCGCCGAGGCGTAGCAACGTTTGTTGAACTCGGTAGTTACCCAAATGCTGGAGTTCGGCTTTGTTTTGTGAAAGACAATAACGGCAATCTGATTGAGTTTGTCACTCCTCTATAG
- a CDS encoding cellulose synthase catalytic subunit: MISQVDSQGVDRRRGVRRLRVATLVLVGIFTLCAIIVTAWFTGEDRVSEIFAQIQVLQENPPMWLAVPMVMGEYLLAPTVVLFLIVFIVTKISPQPRVWARQLVVGILLILTMRYILWRSLSTLNVADPLNGVFSLGLFFFEGLILLSGTIQLFLMLNVSDRHSEADQCSLSVIDGSFTPTVDILIPTYNEPEFILKRTIIGCQALEYPCKTIYLLDDTKRPEIKKLAQKLGCEYITRPNNNYAKAGNLNHAIRQTQGELIVVFDADFVPTKNFLTRTVGFFQDNSVALVQTPQSFYNFDPITRNLGLENILTSEEEVFYRQIQPIRDAAGSVVCSGTSFVVRRSALEMAGGFVTDSLSEDYFTGIRLSAQGYRLVYLNEKLSAGLAAENIAAHATQRLRWAQGTLQGFFISANPLTIPGLTLLQRLAHLEGLLHWFTSISRVGFLIMPLAYSFLNIIPIRATIPELLYFFLPYYLVQLTVFAWLNGRSRSALLSDVYSLVLCFPLALNTIQVMLRPFSRGFKVTPKGTTSDRYTFNWKLASPLIILFIATAISLWRNLGMCIVKGAWVTSEMSQHLEGINLGWIWSAYNLIAIAIALLILIDVPNDLFAWFYLRRIVQLKIADQTFWGITTMLSEVGAEVILTQSISSFSHTVIPVTLEIMEEKLTLIGQIIQSRFDGEFPTLRISFETLDLTQQCQLIEILFCRPGQWKIQNTPGELASLFLIFKILLRPRVLFNRNLSASAIKVAQV, encoded by the coding sequence ATGATTTCTCAGGTTGATAGCCAAGGTGTCGATAGACGCCGAGGCGTGCGGCGATTGCGAGTAGCAACTTTGGTACTTGTAGGAATTTTCACTTTATGCGCAATTATTGTTACAGCCTGGTTTACAGGTGAAGATAGAGTTTCAGAAATTTTTGCACAAATTCAAGTGCTGCAAGAAAATCCTCCCATGTGGCTTGCAGTACCTATGGTTATGGGTGAGTATTTGTTAGCACCTACAGTAGTACTTTTTTTGATAGTTTTTATAGTTACAAAAATATCTCCTCAACCGCGTGTTTGGGCAAGACAGTTAGTTGTAGGAATTTTGCTAATCTTGACAATGCGCTATATCTTATGGCGATCGCTTTCTACTTTAAATGTTGCCGATCCGTTAAATGGTGTATTTAGCTTAGGGTTGTTTTTTTTTGAAGGGCTGATATTACTCAGTGGTACGATTCAGTTATTTTTAATGCTAAATGTGAGCGATCGCCACAGCGAAGCCGATCAATGCTCCTTATCTGTTATTGATGGTAGTTTTACTCCTACAGTTGATATTCTCATTCCGACTTATAATGAACCTGAGTTTATTCTTAAGCGCACAATTATTGGATGCCAAGCCTTAGAGTATCCATGCAAAACAATTTATCTGCTTGATGACACTAAACGTCCAGAAATCAAAAAACTAGCTCAAAAACTAGGCTGCGAATATATTACCAGACCTAATAACAACTACGCCAAAGCAGGAAATTTAAATCATGCAATTAGGCAAACTCAGGGTGAATTAATTGTTGTCTTTGATGCAGATTTTGTACCAACAAAAAACTTTCTAACACGCACTGTAGGTTTTTTCCAAGATAATTCTGTTGCCTTAGTACAAACACCACAAAGCTTTTATAATTTCGATCCAATTACTCGTAATTTAGGGTTAGAAAACATTCTTACATCTGAAGAAGAGGTTTTTTATCGACAAATTCAGCCGATTCGGGATGCAGCAGGTAGTGTTGTCTGTTCTGGTACTTCGTTTGTGGTGCGTCGTAGTGCGTTAGAAATGGCTGGGGGCTTTGTTACAGATTCACTCAGTGAAGACTACTTTACAGGAATCCGCTTATCTGCTCAAGGCTATCGACTTGTCTATTTGAATGAAAAGTTGAGCGCAGGTTTAGCTGCGGAAAATATTGCTGCTCATGCTACACAACGATTAAGGTGGGCACAAGGTACATTACAAGGTTTTTTTATTAGTGCCAATCCATTAACGATTCCAGGGTTAACTCTATTACAGAGATTAGCTCATTTAGAAGGCTTGCTGCACTGGTTTACGAGTATCTCTCGGGTTGGCTTTCTCATAATGCCATTAGCTTATTCGTTCTTGAATATTATTCCTATTCGAGCAACAATACCAGAACTTTTATATTTCTTTTTGCCTTATTATTTAGTTCAATTAACAGTATTTGCTTGGTTAAACGGGCGATCGCGCTCAGCTTTATTATCAGATGTTTACTCGCTAGTTCTATGTTTTCCCTTAGCATTGAATACAATTCAAGTTATGCTGCGTCCTTTTTCTAGAGGCTTTAAAGTAACGCCCAAAGGAACTACAAGCGATCGCTATACTTTCAACTGGAAACTTGCTTCACCTCTAATTATTTTATTCATCGCTACAGCAATTAGTCTCTGGCGTAATCTAGGAATGTGTATCGTCAAAGGTGCATGGGTAACTTCAGAAATGTCTCAACATCTTGAAGGGATTAACTTAGGTTGGATCTGGAGTGCTTATAACTTAATTGCGATCGCGATCGCCTTACTAATTTTAATTGATGTTCCCAATGATTTATTTGCGTGGTTTTACCTCAGACGAATTGTGCAACTCAAAATTGCTGATCAAACGTTTTGGGGTATAACGACAATGCTTTCAGAAGTGGGGGCAGAAGTGATCTTAACTCAATCAATAAGTTCTTTTTCGCATACAGTTATACCAGTAACCTTAGAAATAATGGAGGAAAAATTAACTTTAATAGGGCAAATTATCCAAAGTAGATTTGACGGTGAATTTCCTACACTACGGATATCTTTTGAGACACTTGATTTAACTCAACAATGTCAACTAATAGAAATATTATTTTGTCGTCCTGGACAATGGAAAATTCAGAATACACCAGGAGAATTAGCTTCTTTATTTCTGATATTTAAAATTTTACTGCGCCCGCGAGTTTTGTTTAATCGAAATTTATCAGCGAGTGCTATTAAAGTTGCTCAGGTATAG
- a CDS encoding MFS transporter — protein sequence MPAKALFVRNRFTWLAYLMTAYFAYLQAALGPLMPFLRAELGMSYIVGGLHFSAFALGMILAGLVSERTTQIWGRSFNLWAGAVGMSLGALTLALSPQASFTIASTLLLGLLGSILQMTIQAALSDQYQAQRTLALTEANIAASIGASLVPLLIGGFQQIGWGWRSALYSAAIALILISIKFRQSIPVVATPQVAGSALHQKLPRTFWIYWVVIFLGVSVEYCIFFWGADFLETAVGLTRSHAASTMSIFVLSGFVGRVMFSRLSRLVRDEILLLGAIAITFFGFPMFWLANFAPINILGLLIAGLGIANFYPLILSLAVGAANLQSDLAVARLSIGVGMAILISPFILGSIADQIDLKVAFGFVIVVLVAMTVVSLMGTLSTGKLRE from the coding sequence ATGCCAGCAAAAGCTCTATTTGTACGGAATCGTTTTACCTGGTTAGCGTACTTGATGACAGCTTACTTTGCGTATTTACAAGCGGCTTTAGGTCCACTCATGCCATTTCTACGGGCTGAATTGGGAATGAGCTACATCGTAGGCGGACTGCATTTCAGTGCGTTTGCGTTGGGGATGATTTTAGCTGGATTGGTGAGCGAGCGCACAACTCAGATATGGGGACGTAGTTTTAATTTATGGGCTGGTGCTGTTGGGATGTCGCTAGGTGCTTTAACTTTAGCACTCTCACCTCAAGCAAGTTTTACTATTGCCAGTACATTACTTTTAGGGCTACTTGGTTCTATTCTTCAGATGACAATTCAGGCAGCACTTTCTGATCAGTATCAGGCACAGCGTACACTAGCGCTGACTGAGGCAAATATTGCTGCTAGTATTGGTGCGAGTCTTGTTCCCTTGTTGATCGGTGGTTTTCAGCAAATAGGATGGGGCTGGCGCAGTGCTTTGTATTCGGCGGCGATCGCATTAATTCTGATTAGCATAAAGTTTCGACAATCTATTCCCGTTGTTGCAACACCTCAAGTTGCAGGAAGTGCACTACATCAAAAATTGCCAAGAACATTTTGGATCTACTGGGTAGTCATTTTCCTAGGCGTATCAGTTGAGTACTGCATTTTCTTTTGGGGTGCAGATTTTCTAGAAACTGCTGTTGGCTTAACAAGGAGTCATGCAGCTAGCACGATGAGTATTTTTGTGTTATCGGGTTTTGTTGGACGTGTAATGTTTAGCCGCCTTAGTCGGCTTGTGCGGGATGAGATTTTACTATTAGGTGCGATCGCAATAACTTTTTTCGGTTTTCCAATGTTTTGGTTGGCTAATTTTGCCCCAATCAACATTCTCGGTTTACTTATTGCTGGGCTTGGTATTGCTAACTTTTATCCTCTTATTCTCTCACTTGCAGTTGGTGCTGCTAACTTGCAGTCTGATCTAGCAGTTGCACGTCTCTCGATTGGAGTGGGGATGGCAATTTTAATTTCACCATTCATTCTAGGTAGCATTGCCGATCAAATTGATCTCAAAGTCGCTTTTGGTTTTGTAATAGTTGTGTTAGTCGCAATGACAGTAGTATCCTTGATGGGAACTTTATCTACTGGAAAGCTTCGTGAATGA
- a CDS encoding aldo/keto reductase, translating to MNAQQPSITSTFHLGGDLIINRLGYGAMRLTKQPGNFGPYADWEGGQQLLRRAVELGVNFIDTAEAYGPGYNEELIAAALHPYPPNLTVATKGGVLKTAPDNIRADGSPESLRRSCEASLQRLRVECIDLYQLHRPDPNVPFAESVGALAELQHEGKIRHIGLSNVTLNQLEAARKIVAIASVQNRFNITEQSGADILDYCTQHNIAFISYAPLGAHPLKRGAPVANTQGILAEIAIRHGVKPNQIALAWMLHRAPNIVLIPGTTTSAHLEENVAAASIKFTNEELELLDKPLA from the coding sequence ATGAATGCGCAACAACCATCTATTACTTCCACATTTCATTTGGGTGGAGATCTGATCATCAATCGTCTTGGCTACGGCGCGATGCGACTAACCAAACAACCTGGCAACTTTGGTCCCTACGCTGACTGGGAAGGGGGACAACAATTACTCCGTCGTGCTGTTGAACTGGGTGTAAACTTCATTGACACGGCTGAAGCTTATGGTCCTGGCTACAATGAAGAACTAATAGCCGCTGCACTTCACCCTTACCCACCTAATTTAACTGTTGCAACCAAGGGCGGCGTTCTTAAAACTGCACCTGATAATATTCGCGCCGATGGTTCACCTGAAAGTTTACGTCGCAGTTGCGAAGCTAGCTTACAACGTCTGAGAGTTGAATGCATTGATTTGTATCAACTACATCGTCCTGACCCTAATGTACCGTTTGCTGAATCTGTAGGGGCGCTAGCAGAACTACAACACGAAGGTAAGATTCGTCATATTGGCTTGTCAAACGTGACGCTCAACCAATTGGAAGCAGCCCGAAAGATAGTTGCGATCGCTTCTGTACAGAATCGCTTTAACATTACAGAGCAAAGTGGAGCAGACATTCTTGACTATTGTACCCAACACAATATTGCGTTTATTTCCTACGCACCCCTAGGCGCACATCCTCTTAAACGCGGCGCACCAGTTGCGAATACACAAGGAATCCTCGCAGAGATTGCAATACGTCATGGCGTGAAACCTAATCAGATTGCCTTAGCTTGGATGTTGCACCGTGCGCCCAATATTGTACTGATTCCAGGAACAACGACGAGTGCTCATCTAGAAGAAAACGTTGCAGCTGCCTCAATCAAATTCACAAATGAAGAACTTGAGTTGCTCGATAAACCTCTTGCATAA
- a CDS encoding DUF4112 domain-containing protein, producing MTQSAAQFASKVAAHPKLTSVQRLRRFSRLLDNAIGIPGTKFRIGIDPIIGLIPGAGDIVGTALSAYIVVEAARLGIPKAILGRMVRNIVIESVFGSVPIIGDMFDFAWKANMKNVDLLEEYLKNPQNIAK from the coding sequence ATGACCCAATCTGCTGCTCAGTTTGCCAGTAAAGTTGCGGCTCACCCTAAACTTACCTCAGTACAGCGTTTACGTAGGTTTAGCCGTTTGCTTGATAATGCTATTGGCATTCCAGGGACAAAATTTCGGATCGGTATCGATCCCATTATTGGTTTAATTCCTGGTGCTGGAGATATTGTTGGAACAGCACTTTCTGCTTATATCGTTGTTGAAGCAGCAAGGTTAGGAATTCCAAAAGCCATATTGGGACGGATGGTAAGGAACATTGTCATAGAGAGCGTATTTGGCTCAGTTCCAATCATCGGTGATATGTTCGACTTTGCTTGGAAAGCTAACATGAAGAATGTGGACTTGCTGGAAGAATATCTCAAGAATCCTCAAAACATTGCAAAGTAG
- a CDS encoding alpha/beta hydrolase produces MQDWWRETFPKGRQNLTIADANGHPVSIAYGEKGTGKPLILIHGIGSWSYSWRHCIEPLSKYFRVICFDAKGYGFSEKLAHPEHPGHQLIELERIIRALCNEPAIVVAISLGALVSLAVIQEHPDLFASLVLINVPIFPERLPNRWMRSLSDLPIELLKIVDSLRLTFLFSTLVRAIVRVERREVLVDWSAVTPEEVYWITYPYIYIPGTLAKVTEELQIAAQEIKCLQQKQPNLISKIQARLGDITCPTLIVWGDQDRWFPVSDAEKLRSHIPHSQVKILQDCGHDAPANSPNELNAAILEFLCKTSFLTY; encoded by the coding sequence ATGCAAGACTGGTGGAGAGAAACTTTTCCAAAAGGGCGGCAAAATTTAACGATCGCCGATGCTAATGGTCATCCTGTTTCAATTGCTTATGGAGAAAAAGGTACAGGAAAACCACTAATCTTGATTCATGGTATTGGTAGTTGGTCTTATAGTTGGCGTCATTGTATTGAACCACTCTCAAAATACTTTCGCGTGATTTGCTTTGATGCGAAAGGATACGGTTTCTCCGAGAAACTAGCACATCCAGAACACCCAGGGCATCAACTGATAGAATTAGAGCGGATTATTCGTGCTTTATGTAATGAACCTGCGATTGTAGTAGCAATCTCTTTAGGTGCATTGGTGAGTCTTGCAGTTATTCAAGAGCATCCAGACTTATTTGCAAGTTTAGTCTTAATTAATGTACCAATATTTCCTGAACGATTACCTAACCGATGGATGCGATCGCTTTCCGATTTGCCAATTGAATTATTAAAAATCGTTGATTCGCTGCGGTTAACATTCCTTTTCTCGACGCTTGTCCGCGCGATCGTGCGAGTCGAACGCCGTGAAGTTTTGGTAGATTGGTCAGCAGTCACACCTGAAGAAGTCTATTGGATTACTTACCCCTACATTTACATCCCTGGAACACTAGCGAAAGTCACTGAAGAGCTACAAATTGCTGCCCAGGAAATCAAATGCTTACAGCAAAAGCAACCTAATTTAATTAGTAAAATTCAAGCACGTTTAGGTGACATTACTTGTCCAACACTCATTGTCTGGGGCGATCAAGATCGCTGGTTTCCGGTAAGTGATGCTGAAAAATTGCGATCGCACATTCCCCATTCGCAAGTAAAAATTCTCCAAGACTGCGGTCACGATGCACCTGCAAACTCTCCTAATGAACTCAATGCTGCAATCTTAGAGTTTCTCTGCAAGACAAGTTTCCTCACTTATTAA
- a CDS encoding TetR/AcrR family transcriptional regulator encodes MARKKEFDRDEVLEKAMETFWCQGYEATSVQDLVEQMGINRGSLYDTFGDKRALFLAAIAHYNNTTFTEAIAQLEAPGAAKQAIVDYFQNFIECATNDKQQRGCLITNSAVELAPHDQYTASCITAHLQRLENAFYHALVNANEKGEITPKQDLRAIARFLTCILQGLHVMCKVKPSVLQDITDVVISVLD; translated from the coding sequence ATGGCGCGTAAGAAAGAGTTTGATCGAGATGAGGTGCTAGAAAAAGCAATGGAAACTTTCTGGTGCCAAGGATATGAAGCAACATCAGTCCAAGACTTGGTTGAACAAATGGGAATAAACCGAGGAAGTCTTTACGATACCTTTGGTGATAAACGCGCCCTATTTCTCGCGGCGATCGCGCATTACAATAACACAACTTTTACAGAAGCGATCGCTCAATTAGAAGCACCAGGCGCAGCTAAGCAAGCAATTGTAGATTACTTTCAAAACTTCATTGAGTGTGCCACAAATGACAAACAACAACGCGGTTGCTTGATAACCAATTCAGCCGTAGAATTGGCACCACATGACCAATATACTGCGAGTTGCATTACTGCCCATCTTCAGCGCCTAGAAAATGCTTTCTATCATGCCTTAGTTAACGCAAATGAAAAAGGTGAAATTACTCCTAAACAAGATCTGCGAGCTATAGCACGTTTCCTTACCTGTATTCTGCAAGGCTTACATGTCATGTGCAAAGTCAAGCCTTCTGTCTTGCAAGACATTACAGACGTAGTTATCTCTGTTTTAGATTAA
- a CDS encoding YihY/virulence factor BrkB family protein, giving the protein MFKTRFVRFFRHITWATLRATFVRVGERRLLGLSAEIAYNSMLSLFPAILAVLTAISLFQESLQSTFKQLALRLSTVAPDEALFLIRNFAQEITQNRNRGLFSISFVAAIWIASGALNTIMTALDQIHQIPPKQTRPFWKAKLISIGLTIGSIILLVFASFLVFLSDLLLAFFVRESGLYFLLFVWQILIWPLALGVMSSAFAFIYRYGPSRWNPGTPMMPGAILAAISWAILSALFRMYVANFGNYNQAYGAVGTVIVLMLWLYMSAAVLLVGDQLNVCVGEAMRSRSKTVIEIGDPNSKVKNSS; this is encoded by the coding sequence ATGTTTAAAACCCGCTTTGTCAGGTTTTTTCGCCACATCACTTGGGCTACTTTAAGAGCAACATTTGTGCGTGTCGGTGAGCGAAGACTACTAGGTTTGTCAGCGGAAATTGCTTATAACTCAATGTTATCACTGTTTCCTGCAATTCTTGCTGTACTGACAGCGATTAGTTTGTTTCAAGAATCTCTACAATCTACATTTAAACAGCTAGCATTGCGACTCAGTACAGTTGCACCAGATGAAGCACTCTTTTTGATTCGTAACTTTGCTCAAGAAATTACTCAAAATAGAAACAGAGGCTTATTTTCAATCAGCTTTGTTGCAGCCATTTGGATTGCATCTGGGGCACTAAATACTATTATGACAGCTCTCGATCAAATTCATCAGATTCCTCCAAAGCAAACGCGCCCTTTCTGGAAAGCTAAGTTAATTTCGATTGGTCTGACTATCGGCTCAATTATATTATTAGTATTCGCTTCTTTCTTAGTATTTCTTAGCGATTTGCTCTTAGCGTTTTTTGTACGTGAAAGTGGTTTGTATTTCTTATTGTTTGTTTGGCAAATACTGATTTGGCCTTTAGCTTTAGGGGTTATGTCTTCCGCTTTTGCTTTTATTTATCGCTATGGTCCAAGCCGCTGGAATCCTGGCACGCCAATGATGCCTGGTGCAATTTTAGCAGCTATTTCTTGGGCAATTTTATCTGCTTTGTTTCGGATGTATGTAGCAAATTTTGGAAACTATAATCAAGCTTATGGTGCAGTTGGCACAGTCATCGTTTTAATGCTGTGGTTATATATGAGTGCAGCAGTTCTTTTAGTCGGCGATCAGCTTAATGTCTGTGTCGGTGAAGCAATGCGATCGCGCTCTAAAACTGTGATAGAAATTGGCGATCCAAACTCTAAGGTAAAAAATTCATCATAA